The following proteins are encoded in a genomic region of Struthio camelus isolate bStrCam1 chromosome 3, bStrCam1.hap1, whole genome shotgun sequence:
- the GJA10 gene encoding gap junction alpha-10 protein — translation MGDWNLLGSILEEVHIHSTIVGKIWLTILFIFRMLVLGVAAEDVWDDEQSEFICNTEQPGCSNICYDKAFPISLIRYWVLQVIFVSSPSLVYMGHALYRLRALEKERQKKKAHLRAQLEDLEPMPEEHRRVERELRKLEEQKKVNKAPLRGSLLRTYVLHILTRSVVEVGFMIGQYLLYGFHMSPLYKCTRPPCPNTVDCFVSRPTEKTIFMVFMNSIAAVSLFLNVLEIAHLGIKRIKKTLYGRPPRPTAPAEEEASLYSAKQSSAAPPPCAASNAVPPRPAAAPLPPPPAGPPPPPAGDQHRGQFRAAPRRRHGSAQHHGQQPPPPPSSSSEEAPPAAAGSGPGAAAAAAAAAPAGRRASRKRSRVSICRDFGEDRCGSPDSGHYAGTRKSSFLSRVLSESRPGSDSESTSSVGGPAPSPGSGSGSEGKRSEEGSPPGSLPPPAATGRRVSMSMLLELSSIMKK, via the exons ATGGGGGACTGGAACTTATTGGGCAGCATCCTTGAAGAAGTGCACATCCACTCCACCATTGTTGGCAAAATCTGGCTCACAATCCTGTTTATATTCCGGATGCTGGTGCTGGGAGTGGCTGCCGAAGATGTCTGGGATGACGAGCAGTCTGAGTTCATCTGCAACACAGAGCAACCTGGCTGCAGCAATATCTGTTATGACAAAGCCTTCCCCATCTCTTTGATCAGATATTGGGTACTGCAAGTCATATTTGTCTCTTCTCCATCTCTTGTTTACATGGGCCACGCGCTCTACAGGCTAAGGGCTCTTGAGAAAGAACGACAGAAGAAAAAGGCCCACCTGAGGGCCCAGCTGGAAGACCTTGAGCCCATGCCTGAGGAGCACAGGAGAGTGGAGAGGGAATTACGGAAGCTCGAAGAGCAGAAGAAAGTGAATAAGGCACCCCTGAGAGGGTCTCTGCTGCGCACCTATGTCCTACATATCCTGACCCGGTCAGTGGTCGAAGTGGGTTTTATGATAGGTCAGTACCTTTTATACGGGTTTCACATGTCCCCCCTTTACAAATGCACTCGGCCCCCTTGCCCTAACACGGTGGATTGTTTTGTATCCAGACCCACAGAGAAGACCATCTTTATGGTTTTCATGAACAGTATTGCCGCGGTCTCCCTCTTCCTCAACGTGCTAGAAATCGCCCACCTGGGCATCAAGAGGATAAAGAAGACCCTCtacgggcggccgccgcggccgacGGCCCCGGCCGAGGAGGAGGCCAGCCTTTACAGCGCCAAGCAGAgctccgcggcgccgccgccctgcgcggcCAGCAACGCCgtgcccccgcgccccgccgccgccccgctcccgccgccgcccgcggggccgccgccgccgcccgcaggcgatcagcaccgcggacagttccgcgcggcgccgcggcggcgccacggctcggctcagcaccacggacagcagccgccgccgccgccctcctccagcagcgaggaggcgccgccggccgccgcgggcagcggccccggggcggcggcggcggcggcggcggcggcccccgccggccgccgggcaTCCCGCAAGCGCAGCCGGGTGAGCATCTGCAGGGACTTCGGGGAGGACCGCTGCGGCTCTCCAGACAGCGGGCACTACGCCGGCACCCGCAAGTCCAGCTTCCTCTCCCGCGTGCTCTCCGAGAGCCGCCCGGGCAGCGACAGCGAGAGCACGTCCTCAGtcggcggccccgcgcccagccccggctccggctccggctccgagGGGAAGCGCAGCGAGGAGGGCAGCCCGCCcggcagcctcccgccgccggctgccaCGGGACGCCGCGTGTCGATG AGTATGCTCCTAGAACTATCAtctataatgaaaaaataa